In Mycolicibacter virginiensis, the DNA window GAACTGCTGCAACGCCCGGTGCAGCATCGGGCCCCGCCACACCACCGGCGTGTTGCCCTGGGTGAACATCGCGATCGAGATCACCTTCACGCCGTATCCGATCGGCGGCATGATCATCGAGTCGACTTGGGTGGGCAGGGCGGTGACGCCCATCATCCGCGGCACCGAGTGGCCGTAGATGTCGGCATCGAGCACCCCGACGGACATGCCGCGTTCGGCCAGCGCGACCGCGAGATTGACGGTCACACTCGATTTGCCGACCCCGCCCTTGCCGGAGGCGATCGCGTACACCTTGGTCAGCGAGCCCGGCTGGGCGAACGGGATGACCGGTTCCTTGGCGTCGCCGCGCAGCTGTTTGCGCAGCTCGGCGCGTTGCTCGTCGCTGAAGACATCGAGGCTGACCTTGACGGGTCCGGTGCCAGGCACGTCGTTGATCGCCGTCGTCACGTTGCTGGTGATCTCGGCTTTCATCGGACAGCCGGCGATCGTCAGGTAGATCGTGACGTGGACGCTGCGGTCGTCCGCGATCTCGATGCTTTTGACCATGCCCAGATCGGTGATCGGACGCCGAATGTCGGGGTCCAGCACGGTGCCCAACGCTGCATAGATGGCGTCGTGCAGGGCTGCAGTGTCATCGTGATTCTCGGACATCGCAACCGAGTCTAAGGCAGTACGGCAGGGCCTTTGCCTGTGAGATGCGTCAGGCCGGCGGGACGGCCTGCGGCCCATCCTGCGGTGCGCCGGCCGGCGCCGGTGGCGGCGGCGCGCCCGGTACGTCCAGCGGGGCCGGCGCGACGGCGTAGGCCGGCATCGGCGCGGGCGGGACCGGAGCCTCCGGGGGGCCGAAGGGAGCCGGCGGCACGCCGTTGGGCGGTACTGGTGCGGCCGGGACGGCTTGAGGCTCCAGACAGA includes these proteins:
- a CDS encoding Mrp/NBP35 family ATP-binding protein translates to MSENHDDTAALHDAIYAALGTVLDPDIRRPITDLGMVKSIEIADDRSVHVTIYLTIAGCPMKAEITSNVTTAINDVPGTGPVKVSLDVFSDEQRAELRKQLRGDAKEPVIPFAQPGSLTKVYAIASGKGGVGKSSVTVNLAVALAERGMSVGVLDADIYGHSVPRMMGVTALPTQVDSMIMPPIGYGVKVISIAMFTQGNTPVVWRGPMLHRALQQFLADVYWGDLDVLLLDLPPGTGDIAISVAQLVPSAEILVVTTPQQAAAEVAERAGAIALQTRQQVVGVVENMAGLAMPDGSTMHLFGEGGGERVAERLTRAMGRDVPLLGQVPIDSEMVTGGDSGSPVVLSPDSAAGKELRQIADQLATRRRGLVGMSLGLDTGGSRR